One Primulina huaijiensis isolate GDHJ02 chromosome 5, ASM1229523v2, whole genome shotgun sequence DNA segment encodes these proteins:
- the LOC140976280 gene encoding uncharacterized protein gives MAEQKIRQIKVLSNPKPEFQSQTQTPETQRHCIYQPMYLTPVDPNSQSPRPPPQSSSAAESPNSSPVQISHNSQNPSKIPIRPPKIRKLSASATVGTPAEDKPSPPQTTGEDSSGSSSAAISTTTTSPNTANNVKNRRRSAYQAYRALPQIIKPLSTDGEIELGLRHLRVADPLLGPLIDIHQPPQFEFHHPPFLALTKSILYQQLAYKAGTSIYTRFVSLCGGEDAVFPDSVLALSSQQLKQIGVSIRKASYLYDLANKYKSGILSDETIVKMDDRSLFTMLSMVKGIGSWSVHMFMIFSLHRPDVLPVSDLGVRKGVQLLYGLEELPRPSRIEQLCEKWRPYRSIGAWYMWRIVDGKGAPTAASAVFLEGNVVHPLQQIGLPHDGHQHQLQYVEPHNGIGNLG, from the coding sequence ATGGCGGAACAGAAGATAAGGCAAATCAAAGTCCTGTCCAATCCCAAACCCGAATTCCAATCCCAAACCCAAACCCCTGAAACTCAGCGACACTGTATTTATCAGCCAATGTACCTTACACCAGTTGACCCCAATTCTCAAAGTCCTCGTCCTCCGCCTCAATCCAGCTCTGCAGCTGAATCTCCAAATTCCTCTCCCGTTCAAATCTCTCATAATTCTCAAAACCCTTCCAAAATTCCAATCAGACCCCCCAAAATCCGTAAACTCTCCGCATCTGCCACCGTGGGCACCCCCGCGGAAGATAAGCCGTCGCCGCCTCAGACCACTGGGGAAGATTCTTCCGGTAGCTCCTCTGCAGCCATCTCAACAACGACCACCTCACCTAATACTGCGAATAATGTTAAAAACAGGCGGCGGAGCGCCTACCAAGCTTACAGGGCTCTGCCACAGATAATCAAACCCTTATCTACCGATGGAGAAATTGAATTAGGCCTCCGCCACCTCCGTGTGGCAGACCCCCTGCTTGGGCCCCTTATTGATATCCACCAGCCGCCGCAGTTCGAGTTCCACCACCCCCCATTCCTCGCCCTCACGAAGAGCATCCTATATCAGCAGCTTGCTTATAAAGCTGGCACCTCGATATATACGCGGTTCGTCTCCCTTTGTGGTGGTGAGGATGCCGTTTTCCCGGATTCTGTGCTTGCACTTTCTTCCCAACAGCTTAAGCAAATTGGGGTGTCCATCCGGAAGGCCAGTTATTTATATGACCTTGCAAACAAGTATAAATCAGGGATTTTGTCTGATGAGACAATTGTGAAAATGGATGATAGGTCTTTGTTCACGATGCTCTCAATGGTGAAGGGAATAGGTTCATGGTCAGTTcatatgttcatgattttctCACTGCACAGGCCTGATGTTTTACCCGTGAGTGACTTAGGTGTTAGGAAAGGTGTGCAATTACTGTATGGTTTGGAGGAGTTACCAAGGCCTTCCAGGATAGAACAATTGTGTGAGAAGTGGAGGCCTTATAGGTCGATTGGGGCGTGGTACATGTGGAGGATTGTGGATGGGAAAGGAGCCCCAACTGCTGCTTCAGCAGTGTTTTTAGAGGGGAATGTTGTGCATCCGCTGCAACAAATTGGGCTGCCGCATGATGGGCATCAGCATCAGCTGCAGTATGTCGAACCCCATAATGGCATTGGAAATCTTGGGTAG
- the LOC140976282 gene encoding zinc-finger homeodomain protein 6-like gives MERRGQARDMLGIQNSINYIPPQTSQESPMKLPLAPLVATSADRRGNATVSTRRGSSIFSPTQILDHQNQPPPHLRRQVSPPPQPLGQNEPNPDPDPDPDPAPTAAATAGGSSNLKAPATQPQGCPPPPPPPAAATAIMEAAAANCSSTPSIMYRECLKNHAAAIGGHIVDGCGEFMASGEEGTPEAMRCAACDCHRSFHRKEVKGEPPQQPYIYYPYNPNSGNSNIHRPNPLLHNLNTPRGHQQNHNKNSTQPTMVNFGGNAGGAAAESSSEDLNMFHSGSGAHASMKPSISGSKKRSRTKFSQEQKDRMHEFAEKLEWRIQKQDDQELQQFCSEVGVKRQVFKVWMHNNKQAMKKKQI, from the coding sequence ATGGAACGCCGTGGTCAAGCAAGGGATATGCTAGGGATTCAAAACTCTATAAACTATATTCCTCCGCAGACCTCCCAAGAATCTCCGATGAAGCTGCCTCTTGCCCCGTTGGTTGCCACCTCAGCCGACAGGAGAGGAAATGCAACGGTCTCCACCCGCCGCGGGAGTTCCATTTTTAGCCCTACTCAAATCTTGGATCACCAGAACCAACCTCCGCCGCACCTCCGCCGCCAGGTGAGCCCTCCTCCGCAACCTCTGGGGCAGAATGAGCCCAACCCAGATCCAGATCCAGATCCAGATCCGGCTCCCACAGCCGCCGCGACGGCTGGTGGATCATCAAATTTGAAGGCTCCGGCAACTCAACCACAAGGGTGCCCCccgcctccaccaccaccagcTGCAGCGACTGCGATAATGGAGGCCGCAGCTGCTAATTGTAGTAGTACTCCCTCAATTATGTATAGAGAATGCCTCAAGAATCATGCCGCAGCCATCGGTGGACACATAGTGGATGGATGCGGAGAATTCATGGCCAGCGGAGAAGAGGGCACCCCGGAAGCGATGAGATGCGCCGCCTGTGATTGCCACCGCAGTTTCCACCGGAAAGAAGTTAAAGGCGAGCCGCCGCAACAACCCTATATCTACTATCCTTACAACCCCAATTCGGGAAACAGCAACATCCACCGGCCCAACCCATTACTCCACAACCTAAACACCCCACGCGGCCACCAGCAGAATCATAACAAAAACTCCACGCAACCCACTATGGTCAATTTCGGGGGAAACGCTGGAGGCGCGGCAGCTGAGTCATCCAGCGAGGATCTCAACATGTTCCACTCCGGCAGCGGCGCGCATGCATCGATGAAGCCGTCGATCTCAGGGTCCAAGAAGAGGTCCCGCACGAAATTCAGCCAAGAACAGAAGGATCGAATGCATGAATTCGCTGAAAAGCTAGAATGGAGAATCCAGAAACAAGACGATCAAGAACTTCAACAATTTTGCAGCGAAGTTGGGGTCAAGAGGCAAGTTTTCAAAGTGTGGATgcacaacaacaaacaagccaTGAAAAAGAAACAAATCTAA